In one window of Pseudomonas chlororaphis subsp. chlororaphis DNA:
- a CDS encoding NUDIX hydrolase translates to MTDKAYAILLYSEDEDNGYLYFPIKRANLVYGGMPQFFGGTKNAGETDHDTIAREMKEESDGKITLGAGGLTSIYKSRVGNNNYSFYVAENYQGKNFLGSLTNSEMSSIQQFFVQIGQEDDVEDLLKSLKIVPTAEFIESETYEAFNKAIAWSEK, encoded by the coding sequence ATGACCGACAAAGCATACGCAATTCTTCTGTATTCCGAAGACGAGGATAATGGCTACCTCTACTTCCCCATTAAACGCGCCAATCTCGTGTATGGCGGCATGCCGCAGTTTTTCGGCGGCACCAAGAATGCGGGAGAAACGGATCACGACACTATCGCCCGAGAGATGAAAGAGGAAAGCGACGGTAAAATCACCTTGGGCGCCGGTGGCTTGACGTCGATATACAAGTCCAGGGTCGGCAACAATAACTACAGCTTTTATGTAGCCGAGAACTACCAGGGAAAGAACTTCCTGGGCAGCCTGACCAATAGCGAGATGAGCAGTATCCAGCAGTTCTTCGTTCAAATCGGGCAGGAAGACGATGTCGAGGACCTGCTGAAATCACTCAAGATCGTTCCGACCGCGGAGTTTATCGAGTCGGAAACCTATGAGGCGTTCAACAAGGCAATCGCCTGGAGTGAGAAATAA
- a CDS encoding patatin-like phospholipase family protein: protein MHPTRTALVLAGGGSLGAVQVGMLRALLEKHVVFDLVVGASVGALNGAYFAARPNARGVAELADFWRGLRKADVFPFSLIDALSSLLRRRGCLLPSSALASLVRRALPVSRIEDTELPLHIVTTNLLTGAEELLSSGSVEQALLASAAIPLVFPWVQIGDKLLVDGGVASNTPIAAAVSLGATRVIVVPTGFGCACPRPPSGLIALALHTLNLMSMRQLVRDIELHSPQAAIHVVAPLCPLGISVFDFSQTEQLLQRAHQQTLAWVEEGGLLRTGVPGALQAHTHAAG from the coding sequence ATGCATCCGACCCGAACTGCCCTTGTCCTTGCCGGTGGCGGCAGCCTTGGGGCTGTCCAGGTGGGGATGCTGCGGGCGCTGCTGGAAAAGCATGTGGTGTTCGACCTGGTGGTCGGCGCGTCGGTCGGTGCCCTCAATGGCGCCTACTTTGCCGCCAGGCCCAATGCCCGCGGTGTCGCCGAACTGGCCGATTTCTGGCGTGGCTTGCGCAAGGCCGACGTGTTTCCGTTTTCCTTGATTGATGCGCTGTCTTCCTTGCTCAGGCGTCGTGGCTGCCTGTTGCCCTCGTCGGCGCTGGCGAGCCTGGTGCGCCGGGCGCTGCCGGTGAGCCGCATCGAAGACACCGAACTGCCCCTGCATATCGTCACCACCAACCTGCTCACCGGGGCCGAAGAGCTGTTGTCCAGCGGCAGCGTCGAGCAGGCCCTGCTGGCCAGTGCCGCGATTCCGCTGGTGTTTCCGTGGGTGCAGATCGGCGACAAGCTGCTGGTCGACGGTGGTGTTGCCAGTAACACCCCGATCGCCGCGGCGGTGTCGCTGGGCGCGACCCGGGTCATCGTGGTGCCGACGGGATTCGGTTGCGCCTGCCCACGACCGCCAAGCGGGTTGATCGCCCTGGCCTTGCATACCCTGAACCTGATGAGCATGCGCCAGCTGGTGCGGGACATTGAGCTCCATTCGCCACAGGCGGCGATCCATGTGGTCGCGCCCTTGTGTCCGCTGGGCATTTCGGTGTTCGACTTCAGCCAGACCGAGCAACTGCTGCAACGGGCCCACCAGCAGACCCTGGCCTGGGTCGAAGAGGGCGGCCTGCTGCGTACCGGCGTGCCGGGGGCGTTGCAGGCGCATACGCACGCGGCGGGGTGA
- a CDS encoding MurR/RpiR family transcriptional regulator, with protein MSRTDQPATTESPQDSDLASPPINAERLLQLITQEYESLPRQLKRIASYMSQQSDRIMVDRISDIAGECEVHPSAIVRFSQRFGFSGFSEMQALFREAYTHKTTPVQNYQQRIRSMIANKSQKASGGDLARECINATLSGIERLGLELDDAAFDKAVDLVVNADNIYVVGVRRSFAVADYLVYNLQHTNKRIHLVSGLGGSYREQMRSIRPNDLVIAISFTPYAKETQHCLRIAQHHQAKTLIITDSNLSPLAKRANSVLLVNEGSSFAFRSLSATLCLCQALFIAVAYRLELKVDEIHEQAGFED; from the coding sequence ATGTCCCGCACCGATCAGCCGGCCACGACCGAGAGCCCGCAAGACAGCGACCTCGCCAGCCCCCCGATCAATGCCGAGCGCCTGCTGCAGCTGATCACCCAGGAATACGAAAGCCTGCCGCGCCAGCTCAAGCGCATCGCCAGCTACATGAGCCAGCAGAGCGACCGGATCATGGTCGACCGCATCAGCGACATCGCCGGCGAATGCGAGGTGCACCCCTCGGCCATCGTGCGCTTCTCCCAGCGCTTCGGCTTCAGCGGCTTCAGCGAAATGCAGGCGCTGTTTCGCGAGGCCTACACCCACAAGACCACCCCGGTACAGAACTACCAGCAGCGCATCCGCAGCATGATCGCCAACAAGTCGCAGAAGGCCAGCGGCGGCGACCTGGCGCGCGAGTGCATCAACGCCACCCTGTCGGGCATCGAGCGCCTGGGCCTGGAGCTGGACGACGCGGCCTTCGACAAGGCCGTGGACCTGGTGGTCAACGCCGACAACATCTACGTGGTCGGGGTGCGCCGCTCCTTCGCCGTGGCCGACTACCTGGTGTACAACCTGCAGCACACCAACAAGCGCATCCACCTGGTGTCGGGCCTGGGCGGCAGCTACCGCGAGCAGATGCGCAGCATCCGCCCCAACGACCTGGTGATCGCCATCAGCTTCACCCCCTATGCCAAGGAAACCCAGCACTGCCTGCGGATCGCCCAGCACCACCAGGCCAAGACGCTGATCATCACCGACAGCAACCTGTCGCCCCTGGCCAAGCGTGCCAACAGCGTGCTGCTGGTCAACGAAGGCAGCTCCTTCGCCTTCCGTTCTTTGAGCGCGACCTTGTGCCTGTGCCAGGCGCTGTTCATCGCCGTGGCCTACCGCCTGGAACTGAAGGTCGACGAGATTCACGAGCAGGCGGGGTTCGAGGACTGA
- a CDS encoding bifunctional 5-dehydro-2-deoxygluconokinase/5-dehydro-2-deoxyphosphogluconate aldolase yields the protein MGQTRFASGRQLDLICLGRLGVDLYAQQVGARLEDVTSFAKYLGGSSANIAFGTARLGLRSAMLSRVGDDHMGRFLVESLAREGCDVSAIKIDPQRLTALVLLGLKDRETFPLVFYRENCADMALRAEDINEAFIASSKALLITGTHFSTDGVYQASLQALEYAERHDVKRVLDIDYRPVLWGLAGKADGETRFVADQNVSAHVQKILPRFDLIVGTEEEFLIAGGSDDLLSALRTVRSLTAATLVVKLGPQGCTVIHGAIPARLEDGAIYPGVRVEVLNVLGAGDAFMSGFLSGWLEDASDERCCQLANACGGLVVSRHACAPAMPTRAELDYLFNSPVPITRPDQDATLQRLHQVSVPRKAWKQLFIFAFDHRGQLVELAQKGGRELRAIGQLKQLFIQAVERVEADLRAQGIEADVGLLADQRFGQDSLNAATGRGWWVARPVEVQGSRPLAFEHGRSIGSNLIAWPQEQIIKCLVQYHPDDEPLLRLEQEAQIKGLYQASQVSGHELLLEIIPPKDHPSTHPDVLYRALKRLYNLGIFPAWWKIEAQSAEQWQRLDELIEERDPYCRGVVLLGLNAPAATLAEGFRQAGNSRTCRGFAVGRTIFHEPSRAWLASEIDDETLIRRVQATFVELIDAWRTARPQTQTRT from the coding sequence ATGGGCCAGACTCGTTTTGCCAGTGGGCGTCAATTGGATCTGATCTGCCTCGGACGCCTGGGCGTCGACCTTTACGCACAGCAGGTCGGGGCCCGGCTGGAAGATGTCACAAGCTTCGCCAAATACCTCGGCGGCTCGTCCGCCAACATCGCCTTCGGCACCGCGCGCCTGGGCTTGCGCTCGGCGATGCTGAGCCGGGTCGGCGACGATCACATGGGGCGCTTCCTGGTGGAATCCCTGGCCCGCGAAGGCTGCGACGTCAGCGCGATCAAGATCGACCCGCAGCGCCTGACCGCCCTGGTCCTGCTCGGGCTCAAGGACCGCGAGACCTTCCCCCTGGTGTTCTACCGCGAGAACTGCGCCGACATGGCCCTGCGCGCCGAGGACATCAATGAAGCCTTTATCGCCTCCAGCAAGGCCTTGCTGATCACTGGCACCCATTTCTCCACCGACGGCGTGTACCAGGCCAGCCTGCAGGCCCTGGAGTACGCCGAGCGGCACGACGTCAAGCGCGTGCTCGACATCGACTACCGTCCGGTGCTCTGGGGCCTGGCGGGCAAGGCCGACGGCGAGACCCGGTTTGTCGCCGACCAGAACGTCAGCGCCCATGTGCAGAAGATCTTGCCGCGCTTCGACCTGATCGTCGGCACCGAAGAAGAATTCCTCATCGCCGGCGGCAGCGACGATCTACTCAGCGCCTTGCGCACCGTGCGTTCGCTGACCGCCGCGACCCTGGTGGTCAAGCTCGGCCCCCAGGGCTGCACGGTGATCCACGGGGCGATCCCGGCGCGCCTGGAAGACGGCGCGATCTACCCCGGGGTGCGGGTCGAAGTGCTCAATGTGCTGGGGGCGGGCGATGCCTTTATGTCCGGCTTCCTCAGTGGCTGGCTGGAGGATGCCAGCGACGAGCGCTGCTGCCAGCTGGCCAATGCCTGCGGCGGGCTGGTGGTGTCGCGCCACGCCTGCGCGCCGGCGATGCCGACCCGCGCCGAGCTGGATTACCTGTTCAACAGCCCGGTGCCCATCACCCGGCCGGACCAGGACGCGACCTTGCAGCGCCTGCATCAGGTCAGCGTGCCGCGCAAGGCCTGGAAGCAGCTGTTCATTTTTGCTTTCGACCATCGCGGGCAACTGGTGGAACTGGCGCAGAAGGGCGGGCGCGAGCTCAGGGCCATCGGCCAGCTCAAGCAGCTGTTTATCCAGGCTGTGGAGCGGGTCGAGGCCGACTTGCGCGCGCAGGGCATCGAAGCCGATGTCGGCCTGCTGGCGGACCAGCGTTTCGGCCAGGACTCGTTGAACGCCGCCACCGGCCGTGGCTGGTGGGTGGCGCGGCCGGTGGAAGTCCAGGGCTCGCGGCCGCTGGCTTTCGAACACGGGCGCTCGATCGGCAGCAACCTGATCGCCTGGCCCCAGGAGCAGATCATCAAGTGCCTGGTGCAATACCACCCGGACGACGAGCCGTTGCTGCGCCTGGAGCAGGAAGCGCAGATCAAGGGCCTGTACCAGGCATCCCAGGTCAGCGGCCATGAGCTGCTGCTGGAAATCATTCCGCCCAAGGACCACCCCTCGACTCACCCGGACGTGCTCTACCGCGCTCTCAAGCGCCTGTACAACCTGGGCATTTTCCCGGCCTGGTGGAAGATCGAGGCGCAGAGCGCCGAGCAGTGGCAGCGGCTCGACGAGCTGATCGAGGAGCGCGACCCCTATTGCCGTGGCGTGGTGCTGCTGGGCCTCAACGCCCCGGCGGCGACCCTGGCCGAGGGTTTCCGTCAGGCCGGCAACAGCCGCACCTGCCGCGGCTTCGCCGTGGGCCGGACGATTTTCCATGAACCGAGCCGGGCCTGGTTGGCCAGCGAGATCGACGACGAAACCCTGATCCGCCGGGTGCAGGCGACCTTCGTCGAACTGATCGACGCCTGGCGCACGGCCCGACCCCAAACGCAAACCCGAACGTAA
- the iolE gene encoding myo-inosose-2 dehydratase — protein MPAIRIGINPISWSNDDLPSLGGETPLSTALSEGKEIGYEGFELNGKFPKDAKGVGDVLRPYDLALVSGWYSSRLARRSVAEEIDAIASHVQLLAQNGATVLVYGEVADSIQGQRIPLVERPRFHSQQAWQEYADKLTELARFTLSQGVRLAYHHHMGAYVESPADIDQLMSLTGSEVGLLFDSGHCYMGGGEPLQVLRKHIGRICHVHFKDVRKPVVQLARNNLWSFPDCIINGTFTVPGDGDIDFAALLDELLAADYQGWLVVEAEQDPAVAPSYVYAKKGYDTLRALLDERTGQ, from the coding sequence ATGCCCGCAATCCGAATTGGCATCAACCCGATTTCCTGGAGCAACGACGACCTGCCGTCCCTCGGCGGCGAAACGCCGTTGAGCACGGCGCTGAGCGAGGGCAAGGAAATCGGTTATGAAGGCTTCGAGCTCAACGGCAAGTTCCCCAAGGATGCCAAGGGCGTCGGCGATGTGCTGCGGCCTTATGACCTGGCGCTGGTCTCGGGCTGGTATTCCAGCCGCCTGGCCCGGCGCTCGGTGGCCGAGGAGATCGACGCCATCGCCAGCCATGTGCAGTTGCTGGCGCAGAACGGCGCCACGGTGCTGGTCTACGGCGAGGTCGCCGACTCGATCCAGGGCCAGCGCATTCCCCTGGTGGAGCGTCCGCGTTTTCACAGCCAGCAGGCCTGGCAGGAATACGCCGACAAGCTCACTGAGCTTGCGCGTTTCACCCTGTCCCAGGGCGTGCGCCTGGCGTACCACCACCATATGGGCGCCTACGTCGAATCGCCGGCGGACATCGACCAGTTGATGAGCCTGACCGGCAGCGAAGTCGGCCTGCTGTTCGACTCGGGCCACTGCTACATGGGCGGCGGCGAACCGCTGCAAGTGCTGCGCAAGCACATCGGGCGCATCTGCCACGTGCACTTCAAGGATGTGCGCAAGCCGGTGGTGCAGCTGGCGCGCAACAACCTGTGGAGTTTTCCCGACTGCATCATCAACGGCACCTTCACCGTGCCGGGGGATGGAGACATCGATTTCGCCGCGCTGCTGGACGAGCTGCTGGCCGCCGATTACCAGGGCTGGCTGGTGGTGGAGGCCGAGCAGGACCCGGCGGTGGCGCCGAGTTATGTCTACGCGAAGAAGGGTTATGACACCTTGCGCGCGCTGCTTGATGAGAGGACTGGACAATGA
- the iolB gene encoding 5-deoxy-glucuronate isomerase: protein MSLLVKSAAKGRTMVQLAEGRLQYVGFAAYRLSLGESLPVNAGDRELCLVLLSGRIGVQGEAPGQGAFGWDNLGDRQSVFEDKSPFAVYLPPGSQAQVTALSDVQIAVCAAPGATAKSSATNGLGPRLILPENMKRSVRGKGANTRYVCDILPDSEPAHSLLVVEVRTPSGHSSSYPPHKHDTDDLPHQSFLEETYYHQVNPPQGFVFQRVYTDDRSIDEAMAVEHGDLVVVPRGYHPVSVPYGYESYYLNVMAGPKRVWQFHNDPRHSWLLDL, encoded by the coding sequence ATGAGCCTGCTGGTAAAAAGCGCGGCCAAGGGCCGGACCATGGTGCAGTTGGCCGAGGGCCGGTTGCAGTACGTCGGGTTCGCCGCCTACCGCCTGAGCCTCGGCGAAAGCCTGCCGGTCAATGCCGGCGACCGGGAGTTGTGCCTGGTACTGCTCAGCGGGCGTATCGGCGTCCAGGGCGAGGCGCCGGGGCAGGGCGCGTTCGGCTGGGACAACCTCGGCGACCGGCAATCGGTGTTCGAGGACAAGTCGCCCTTCGCCGTCTACCTGCCGCCCGGCAGCCAGGCCCAGGTCACCGCCCTGAGCGATGTGCAGATCGCCGTCTGCGCCGCGCCCGGCGCTACTGCAAAAAGCTCCGCCACCAACGGCCTCGGCCCCCGGTTGATCCTTCCCGAGAACATGAAGCGCAGCGTGCGCGGCAAGGGCGCCAACACCCGGTATGTCTGCGACATCCTGCCGGACAGCGAGCCGGCCCATTCGCTGCTGGTGGTGGAGGTGCGCACGCCGTCCGGGCACTCCTCCAGCTACCCGCCGCACAAGCACGACACCGACGACCTGCCGCACCAGAGCTTTCTCGAAGAGACCTATTACCACCAGGTCAACCCGCCCCAGGGTTTCGTGTTCCAGCGGGTCTACACCGACGACCGCAGCATTGACGAGGCCATGGCCGTGGAGCACGGCGACCTGGTGGTGGTGCCCAGGGGTTACCACCCGGTCAGCGTGCCCTATGGCTACGAGTCCTATTACCTGAACGTCATGGCCGGGCCCAAGCGGGTCTGGCAGTTCCATAACGATCCGCGGCACAGCTGGCTGCTGGATCTGTGA
- a CDS encoding CoA-acylating methylmalonate-semialdehyde dehydrogenase — MSDAPVIGHYIDGQVQDSGERFANVFNPATGRVQAQVALASQKTVDEAVASAMKAFPAWSEQSALRRSRVMFKFKELLDQHHHELAEIITREHGKVLSDAHGEVTRGIEIVEFACGAPSLLKTDFSDNIGGGIDNWNLRQPLGVCAGVTPFNFPVMVPLWMIPLALVSGNCFILKPSERDPSASLLMARLLTQAGLPDGVFNVVQGDKAAVDGLLQHPDIEAISFVGSTPIAEYIHRQATSRGKRVQALGGAKNHMIVMPDADLDQAADALIGAAYGSAGERCMAISIAVAVGEVGDRLIEKLRPRIDQLKIGNGMQGDSDMGPLVTAEHKAKVEGFIDQGVAQGAQLLVDGRGFKVPGAEQGFFVGATLFDGVTTEMSIYQEEIFGPVLGIVRVPDFASAVALINAHEFGNGVSCFTRDGGVARAFARSIKVGMVGINVPIPVPMAWHSFGGWKRSLFGDHHAYGEEGLRFYSRYKSVMQRWPDSIAKGPEFSMPTAK; from the coding sequence ATGAGTGACGCCCCGGTAATCGGCCATTACATCGACGGTCAGGTGCAAGACAGCGGCGAGCGCTTTGCCAACGTGTTCAACCCGGCCACCGGCCGCGTGCAGGCCCAGGTCGCCCTGGCCAGCCAGAAGACCGTGGACGAGGCCGTCGCTTCGGCGATGAAGGCCTTCCCGGCCTGGTCCGAGCAGTCGGCGCTGCGCCGTTCGCGGGTGATGTTCAAGTTCAAGGAACTGCTGGACCAACACCACCACGAGCTGGCCGAGATCATCACCCGCGAGCACGGCAAGGTGCTGTCCGACGCCCATGGCGAAGTGACCCGCGGCATCGAGATCGTCGAGTTCGCCTGTGGCGCGCCGAGCCTGCTGAAAACTGACTTCAGCGACAACATCGGCGGCGGCATCGACAACTGGAACCTGCGCCAGCCCCTGGGCGTGTGCGCCGGGGTCACCCCGTTCAACTTCCCGGTGATGGTGCCGCTGTGGATGATCCCGCTGGCCCTGGTCAGCGGTAACTGCTTCATCCTCAAGCCGTCCGAGCGCGACCCGTCCGCCAGCCTGCTGATGGCGCGCCTGCTGACGCAAGCCGGGCTGCCCGATGGTGTGTTCAACGTGGTCCAGGGCGACAAGGCGGCGGTGGACGGGCTGTTGCAGCACCCGGACATCGAAGCGATTTCCTTTGTCGGCTCGACGCCGATCGCCGAGTACATCCACCGCCAGGCCACCTCCCGCGGCAAGCGCGTGCAGGCCCTGGGCGGGGCGAAGAACCATATGATCGTGATGCCCGATGCTGACCTCGACCAGGCCGCCGATGCGCTGATCGGCGCGGCCTACGGCTCGGCTGGCGAGCGCTGCATGGCGATCTCCATCGCCGTGGCGGTGGGCGAGGTGGGCGACCGACTGATCGAGAAACTGCGGCCGCGCATCGACCAGCTGAAAATCGGCAACGGCATGCAGGGCGACAGCGACATGGGGCCGCTGGTGACCGCCGAGCACAAGGCCAAGGTCGAAGGTTTTATCGACCAGGGCGTGGCCCAGGGCGCGCAACTGCTGGTGGACGGCCGCGGCTTCAAGGTGCCGGGGGCAGAGCAGGGCTTTTTTGTCGGCGCGACCCTGTTCGACGGTGTGACGACCGAGATGAGCATCTACCAGGAGGAAATCTTCGGCCCGGTGCTGGGCATCGTCCGGGTGCCGGATTTCGCCAGCGCGGTGGCGCTGATCAACGCCCATGAATTCGGCAACGGCGTGTCCTGCTTCACCCGCGACGGCGGCGTGGCCCGGGCCTTCGCCCGCAGCATCAAGGTTGGCATGGTCGGCATCAACGTGCCGATTCCGGTACCCATGGCCTGGCATTCCTTCGGCGGCTGGAAGCGCTCGCTGTTCGGCGACCACCATGCCTATGGCGAGGAAGGCCTGCGCTTCTACAGCCGCTACAAGAGCGTGATGCAGCGCTGGCCGGACAGCATCGCCAAGGGCCCCGAGTTCAGCATGCCGACCGCCAAGTAA
- a CDS encoding TIM barrel protein: MNQPLRFALNRMVAPRLSLPAFIELAVTLKADAIEIRNDLAGVEIEDGTPPQQVRQLCAAHGIQVLSINALYPFDVWNDERRAQALKLAAYARDCGARGLVMCPLNDRADARSEAERGAGLRTALTELAPILREHGILGFIEPLGFEECSLRRKRTAVEAIRASGGLDVFRLVHDTFHHHLAGEQEFFPELTGLVHISGVEDREAPLASIRDGHRVLVGEGDILGNAAQIETLLERGYSGHLSFEPFADSVHGLADIQRAIGASIDHLKQALA; the protein is encoded by the coding sequence ATGAACCAGCCCCTGCGTTTCGCCCTGAATCGTATGGTTGCCCCACGTTTGAGCCTGCCGGCGTTCATCGAGCTGGCGGTGACCCTGAAAGCCGATGCCATCGAGATCCGCAATGACCTTGCGGGCGTGGAGATCGAAGACGGCACGCCGCCGCAGCAGGTGCGCCAGTTGTGCGCGGCCCACGGCATCCAGGTGCTGTCGATCAATGCGCTGTACCCCTTCGATGTCTGGAACGACGAGCGTCGCGCCCAGGCCCTGAAGCTTGCCGCCTATGCCCGCGATTGCGGCGCCCGCGGCCTGGTGATGTGCCCGCTGAACGACCGCGCCGATGCGCGCAGCGAAGCCGAGCGCGGCGCCGGTTTGCGCACCGCCTTGACGGAGTTGGCGCCGATCCTGCGCGAGCATGGGATTCTCGGTTTTATCGAGCCCCTGGGTTTCGAGGAATGTTCTCTGCGGCGCAAGCGCACCGCGGTGGAGGCGATCCGCGCCAGCGGCGGGCTGGATGTGTTTCGCCTGGTGCACGACACCTTTCACCATCACCTGGCCGGCGAGCAGGAATTCTTCCCCGAGCTGACCGGGCTGGTGCATATCTCCGGGGTCGAGGACCGCGAGGCGCCCCTGGCGAGCATCCGCGACGGCCACCGGGTGCTGGTGGGCGAGGGCGACATCCTCGGCAACGCGGCGCAGATCGAGACCCTGCTCGAGCGCGGCTACAGCGGCCACCTGTCGTTCGAACCCTTCGCCGACAGCGTGCATGGGCTGGCGGATATCCAGCGGGCGATCGGCGCCAGCATCGACCATCTCAAGCAGGCCCTGGCATAA
- the iolD gene encoding 3D-(3,5/4)-trihydroxycyclohexane-1,2-dione acylhydrolase (decyclizing), translating to MTTTRLTMAQALVKFLDNQYVEIDGVQSKFVAGIFTIFGHGNVLGLGQALEQDSGELLVHQGRNEQGMAHAAIGFAKQHLRRKIYACTSSVGPGAANMLTAAATATANRIPLLLLPGDVYASRQPDPVLQQIEQFHDLSISTNDAFKAVSKYWDRINRPEQLMTAAIHAMRVLTDPAETGAVTLALPQDVQAEAYDYPDYFLQKRVHRIERRPATAAMLEDAVAAFAGKRKPLIVCGGGVKYSGANEALLAFAESFGIPFAETQAGKSAVVSSHPLNVGGIGETGCLAANLLAKEADLIIGIGTRYSDFTTASKSLFRADVQFLNLNICPCDALKLDGVQLLADAREGLNGLAEALARSDYQAAWGEQIGQARAQLDAEVDRVYQVEYHADDFVPEINDHMDPAVLREFIELTGSCLTQSRVLGVLNQTLADDAVIVAAAGSLPGDLQRSWRSKGVNTYHVEYGYSCMGYEVNAALGVKLAEPQREVYALVGDGSYLMLHSELATSIQERRKINVVLLDNMTFGCINNLQMEHGMDSFGTEFRFRNPETGKLDGGFVPVDFAMSAAAYGCKTYKVKTVAELQAALADARTQTVSTLIDIKVLPKTMIHKYLSWWRVGVAQVSTSARTDAVAKQLNERLAKARQY from the coding sequence ATGACTACGACACGACTGACCATGGCCCAGGCCCTGGTGAAATTCCTCGACAACCAGTACGTCGAGATCGATGGGGTGCAGAGCAAGTTCGTCGCCGGGATCTTCACCATCTTCGGCCACGGCAACGTGCTCGGCCTGGGCCAGGCCCTGGAGCAGGACAGCGGCGAGCTGCTGGTGCATCAGGGCCGCAACGAGCAGGGCATGGCCCACGCCGCCATCGGTTTCGCCAAGCAGCACCTGCGGCGCAAGATCTACGCCTGCACCTCGTCGGTGGGCCCGGGGGCGGCGAACATGCTGACCGCCGCGGCGACCGCCACCGCCAACCGCATTCCCTTGTTGCTGCTGCCCGGCGATGTCTACGCCAGCCGCCAGCCCGACCCGGTGCTGCAACAGATCGAGCAGTTCCACGACCTGAGCATCAGCACCAACGATGCCTTCAAGGCGGTGAGCAAATACTGGGACCGCATCAACCGCCCCGAGCAGTTGATGACCGCGGCGATCCACGCCATGCGCGTGCTCACCGACCCGGCGGAAACCGGCGCGGTGACCCTGGCCTTGCCCCAGGATGTGCAGGCCGAGGCCTACGATTACCCGGATTACTTCCTGCAGAAACGCGTGCACCGTATCGAACGCCGGCCGGCCACCGCGGCCATGCTCGAGGATGCCGTGGCGGCCTTTGCCGGCAAGCGCAAACCGCTGATCGTCTGTGGCGGCGGGGTCAAATACTCTGGGGCCAACGAGGCGCTGCTGGCGTTTGCCGAAAGCTTCGGCATTCCCTTCGCCGAGACCCAGGCCGGCAAGAGCGCGGTGGTCTCCAGCCACCCGCTGAATGTCGGCGGCATCGGCGAGACCGGTTGCCTGGCGGCCAACCTGCTGGCGAAAGAGGCGGACCTGATCATCGGCATCGGCACCCGCTACAGCGATTTCACCACCGCCTCGAAGTCGCTGTTCCGCGCCGATGTGCAGTTTCTCAACCTCAATATCTGCCCCTGCGATGCGCTGAAGCTCGACGGCGTGCAGCTGCTGGCGGATGCCCGGGAAGGCCTGAACGGGTTGGCCGAAGCCCTGGCGCGCAGCGACTACCAGGCCGCCTGGGGCGAACAGATCGGTCAGGCGCGGGCGCAGCTGGACGCGGAGGTGGACCGGGTCTATCAGGTCGAATACCACGCCGACGACTTTGTCCCGGAGATAAACGACCATATGGACCCGGCGGTGCTGCGCGAATTCATCGAGCTGACCGGTTCCTGCCTGACTCAGAGCCGGGTGCTGGGGGTGCTCAACCAGACCCTGGCCGACGACGCGGTGATAGTCGCCGCCGCGGGCAGCCTGCCCGGCGACCTGCAACGCAGCTGGCGCAGCAAGGGGGTCAACACCTACCACGTCGAGTACGGCTATTCCTGCATGGGCTACGAGGTCAACGCGGCCCTGGGGGTCAAGCTCGCCGAGCCCCAGCGCGAGGTCTACGCCCTGGTGGGCGACGGCTCCTACCTGATGCTGCATTCGGAGCTGGCCACCTCGATCCAGGAGCGGCGCAAGATCAACGTGGTGCTGCTCGACAACATGACCTTCGGCTGCATCAACAACCTGCAGATGGAACACGGCATGGACAGCTTCGGCACCGAGTTCCGTTTCCGCAACCCCGAGACCGGCAAGCTCGACGGCGGCTTCGTGCCGGTGGACTTCGCCATGAGCGCGGCGGCCTATGGCTGCAAGACCTACAAGGTCAAGACCGTGGCAGAGCTGCAGGCGGCCCTGGCCGATGCGCGGACCCAGACGGTGTCGACCCTGATCGATATCAAGGTCCTGCCCAAGACCATGATCCACAAGTACCTGTCCTGGTGGCGGGTCGGGGTGGCGCAGGTGTCCACCAGCGCCCGTACCGACGCGGTGGCCAAACAACTCAACGAACGCCTGGCCAAGGCCCGGCAGTACTGA